The following proteins are encoded in a genomic region of Primulina huaijiensis isolate GDHJ02 chromosome 3, ASM1229523v2, whole genome shotgun sequence:
- the LOC140973119 gene encoding protein-tyrosine sulfotransferase isoform X3, translated as MVYFKLGIILLLLLSVSIKETVSAIADNYEQCEHIVKKWASSSLDSDVKGDKHELRDLLFFLHIPRTGGRTYLHCFLKKLYSNSLECPRSYDKLRFNPRMVKRVRGKTSGVSTLDIWPWKYLVPWMREDLFARRDARKLKGGAYLVTNNPYDMEDILMPLHEYINNPISQDIIHNGATFQIAGLTNNSYFVEAHDIRHCVFKHKSLGEYVLKVAKKRLDDMLYVGLTEKHRESATMFANVVGAQVISQHLASGSSTDVASNDDSEQSSSLSDAQHDANNQGNDAHQMLKNISSTRQDEVGHKNLTVGKLMEAYESCISTLRNTQAERRVNSLKRISPANLSKEARLMVPEALIQEITLLNSLDVELYNYAHDIFAKQQSHMMQSMAYAEKVESTFNSSAYADFYGPPSWKFPSLLAISGFLLFLFIFIFLSSRRTSKVKL; from the exons ATGGTTTACTTTAAGCTGGGGATAATCCTGTTGCTTCTTTTATCTG TTTCTATCAAAGAAACAGTATCTGCCATAGCTGATAATTATGAGCAGTGCGAACATATTGTCAAGAAGTGGGCATCGTCTTCCCTTGATTCTGATGTTAAAGGTGACAAACATGAATTGCGTGACCTGCTATTTTTTCTTCATATACCTCGAACAGGAGGGCGAACTTATCTCCACTG TTTCCTGAAGAAGCTTTACTCGAACTCCCTGGAATGCCCCCGGTCTTATGATAAGTTAAGGTTTAATCCAAG AATGGTTAAACGTGTGCGTGGCAAGACATCTGGAGTAAGCACACTAGATATCTGGCCTTGGAAATATTTGGTTCCTTGGATGAGGGAAGATCTGTTTGCTCGG AGGGATGCTAGAAAGCTTAAAGGGGGTGCTTATTTAGTAACCAATAACCCATACGACATGGAAGACATCTTGATGCCTCTACATGAGTACATTAACAACCCTATTTCCCAGGACATTATCCACAATGGGGCCACTTTCCAG ATTGCAGGTCTCACAAACAACTCTTATTTTGTGGAGGCGCATGATATTCGTCATTGTGTATTCAAGCATAAGAGCCTGGGCGAATATGTGCTTAAAGTTGCAAAG AAGAGGTTGGATGATATGCTATATGTTGGGCTCACTGAGAAACATAGAGAATCGGCCACTATGTTTGCAAATGTAGTTGGTGCACAAGTGATATCTCAACACTTAGCATCGGGCTCCAGTACAGATGTTGCAAGTAATGATGATTCAG AACAGAGCTCCTCACTTTCCGATGCACAACATGATGCTAATAATCAA GGCAATGATGCTCATCAAATGCTAAAGAATATTTCCTCAACCAGACAGGATGAAGTGGGGCACAAAAAT CTTACCGTGGGGAAACTTATGGAAGCATATGAATCCTGTATTTCAACCTTAAGAAACACCCAAGCAGAGCGACGAGTAAATTCTCTGAAGCGAATTTCTCCTGCAAACCTATCTAAAGAG GCTCGTCTTATGGTTCCGGAAGCACTCATCCAGGAAATTACATTACTCAACAGCTTAGATGTAGAACTCTACAACTATGCTCATGACATTTTTGCTAAGCAGCAATCACATATGATGCAAAGCATGGCTTATGCT GAGAAGGTGGAAAGCACCTTCAATTCAAGTGCATATGCCGACTTTTATGGGCCCCCTTCTTGGAAATTCCCGTCTTTATTAGCCATTTCCGGGTTTTTGTTGTTTCTGTTCATATTTATTTTCCTAAGTTCCAGAAGAACATCAAAAGTCAAATTATGA
- the LOC140973118 gene encoding CASP-like protein 5A2 — MNVSQGAVHPVEAPPPQTEGAANVPLPRVRMRDLQGMPGTVGGWVLRVCQFLFAVVALTVMATTSDFPSVTAFCYLVAAAGLQCMWSLILSIVDAYALLVGRRLQSSRVVSLFAVGDGVTSTLTFAAACASAGITVLIGNDLGACGKNHCAQFETATAMAFLSWFAALPSFLLNFWSLASR, encoded by the exons ATGAATGTCAGCCAGGGGGCGGTGCATCCAGTGGAAGCGCCGCCGCCGCAGACGGAGGGTGCAGCTAATGTGCCGCTTCCGCGAGTGAGGATGAGGGATCTCCAAGGGATGCCGGGGACAGTGGGGGGTTGGGTGTTGCGAGTGTGCCAGTTTTTGTTCGCAGTTGTGGCGCTTACGGTCATGGCAACCACGAGTGACTTCCCTTCCGTCACCGCCTTCTG CTACCTGGTTGCTGCTGCTGGCTTGCAGTGCATGTGGAGCCTTATACTATCAATTGTAGATGCTTATGCACTTCTTGTGGGACGTCGCTTGCAGAGTTCTAGAGTTGTTAGCCTATTTGCTGTTGGTGATGGG GTGACATCGACCCTAACATTTGCTGCAGCCTGTGCATCTGCTGGCATCACCGTTCTAATCGGCAATGATCTTGGGGCATGTGGAAAGAATCATTGCGCACAGTTTGAAACTGCCACGGCTATGGCCTTCCTTAGCTGGTTTGCTGCCTTACCATCTTTTTTGTTGAATTTCTGGTCATTGGCATCACGATGA
- the LOC140973119 gene encoding protein-tyrosine sulfotransferase isoform X2 — MSTRFRRSILVFSIKETVSAIADNYEQCEHIVKKWASSSLDSDVKGDKHELRDLLFFLHIPRTGGRTYLHCFLKKLYSNSLECPRSYDKLRFNPRKTNCRLFSTHDDYSMISKFPKEKISVVTILRNPIDRIFSTYEFSVEVAARFLIHPNLTSVARMVKRVRGKTSGVSTLDIWPWKYLVPWMREDLFARRDARKLKGGAYLVTNNPYDMEDILMPLHEYINNPISQDIIHNGATFQIAGLTNNSYFVEAHDIRHCVFKHKSLGEYVLKVAKKRLDDMLYVGLTEKHRESATMFANVVGAQVISQHLASGSSTDVASNDDSEQSSSLSDAQHDANNQGNDAHQMLKNISSTRQDEVGHKNLTVGKLMEAYESCISTLRNTQAERRVNSLKRISPANLSKEARLMVPEALIQEITLLNSLDVELYNYAHDIFAKQQSHMMQSMAYAEKVESTFNSSAYADFYGPPSWKFPSLLAISGFLLFLFIFIFLSSRRTSKVKL, encoded by the exons ATGAGCACGAGATTTCGGCGGTCTATACTTGTTT TTTCTATCAAAGAAACAGTATCTGCCATAGCTGATAATTATGAGCAGTGCGAACATATTGTCAAGAAGTGGGCATCGTCTTCCCTTGATTCTGATGTTAAAGGTGACAAACATGAATTGCGTGACCTGCTATTTTTTCTTCATATACCTCGAACAGGAGGGCGAACTTATCTCCACTG TTTCCTGAAGAAGCTTTACTCGAACTCCCTGGAATGCCCCCGGTCTTATGATAAGTTAAGGTTTAATCCAAG AAAAACTAATTGTCGATTGTTCAGTACCCATGATGACTATAGTATGATTTCCAAATTTCCCAAGGAGAAAATTTCAGTGGTGACAATACTTAGAAATCCAATTGACCGTATTTTTAGCACCTATGAATTTTCTGTGGAAGTGGCTGCTAGGTTTTTGATTCATCCTAACTTAACATCTGTGGCAAGAATGGTTAAACGTGTGCGTGGCAAGACATCTGGAGTAAGCACACTAGATATCTGGCCTTGGAAATATTTGGTTCCTTGGATGAGGGAAGATCTGTTTGCTCGG AGGGATGCTAGAAAGCTTAAAGGGGGTGCTTATTTAGTAACCAATAACCCATACGACATGGAAGACATCTTGATGCCTCTACATGAGTACATTAACAACCCTATTTCCCAGGACATTATCCACAATGGGGCCACTTTCCAG ATTGCAGGTCTCACAAACAACTCTTATTTTGTGGAGGCGCATGATATTCGTCATTGTGTATTCAAGCATAAGAGCCTGGGCGAATATGTGCTTAAAGTTGCAAAG AAGAGGTTGGATGATATGCTATATGTTGGGCTCACTGAGAAACATAGAGAATCGGCCACTATGTTTGCAAATGTAGTTGGTGCACAAGTGATATCTCAACACTTAGCATCGGGCTCCAGTACAGATGTTGCAAGTAATGATGATTCAG AACAGAGCTCCTCACTTTCCGATGCACAACATGATGCTAATAATCAA GGCAATGATGCTCATCAAATGCTAAAGAATATTTCCTCAACCAGACAGGATGAAGTGGGGCACAAAAAT CTTACCGTGGGGAAACTTATGGAAGCATATGAATCCTGTATTTCAACCTTAAGAAACACCCAAGCAGAGCGACGAGTAAATTCTCTGAAGCGAATTTCTCCTGCAAACCTATCTAAAGAG GCTCGTCTTATGGTTCCGGAAGCACTCATCCAGGAAATTACATTACTCAACAGCTTAGATGTAGAACTCTACAACTATGCTCATGACATTTTTGCTAAGCAGCAATCACATATGATGCAAAGCATGGCTTATGCT GAGAAGGTGGAAAGCACCTTCAATTCAAGTGCATATGCCGACTTTTATGGGCCCCCTTCTTGGAAATTCCCGTCTTTATTAGCCATTTCCGGGTTTTTGTTGTTTCTGTTCATATTTATTTTCCTAAGTTCCAGAAGAACATCAAAAGTCAAATTATGA
- the LOC140973119 gene encoding protein-tyrosine sulfotransferase isoform X1, with protein sequence MVYFKLGIILLLLLSVSIKETVSAIADNYEQCEHIVKKWASSSLDSDVKGDKHELRDLLFFLHIPRTGGRTYLHCFLKKLYSNSLECPRSYDKLRFNPRKTNCRLFSTHDDYSMISKFPKEKISVVTILRNPIDRIFSTYEFSVEVAARFLIHPNLTSVARMVKRVRGKTSGVSTLDIWPWKYLVPWMREDLFARRDARKLKGGAYLVTNNPYDMEDILMPLHEYINNPISQDIIHNGATFQIAGLTNNSYFVEAHDIRHCVFKHKSLGEYVLKVAKKRLDDMLYVGLTEKHRESATMFANVVGAQVISQHLASGSSTDVASNDDSEQSSSLSDAQHDANNQGNDAHQMLKNISSTRQDEVGHKNLTVGKLMEAYESCISTLRNTQAERRVNSLKRISPANLSKEARLMVPEALIQEITLLNSLDVELYNYAHDIFAKQQSHMMQSMAYAEKVESTFNSSAYADFYGPPSWKFPSLLAISGFLLFLFIFIFLSSRRTSKVKL encoded by the exons ATGGTTTACTTTAAGCTGGGGATAATCCTGTTGCTTCTTTTATCTG TTTCTATCAAAGAAACAGTATCTGCCATAGCTGATAATTATGAGCAGTGCGAACATATTGTCAAGAAGTGGGCATCGTCTTCCCTTGATTCTGATGTTAAAGGTGACAAACATGAATTGCGTGACCTGCTATTTTTTCTTCATATACCTCGAACAGGAGGGCGAACTTATCTCCACTG TTTCCTGAAGAAGCTTTACTCGAACTCCCTGGAATGCCCCCGGTCTTATGATAAGTTAAGGTTTAATCCAAG AAAAACTAATTGTCGATTGTTCAGTACCCATGATGACTATAGTATGATTTCCAAATTTCCCAAGGAGAAAATTTCAGTGGTGACAATACTTAGAAATCCAATTGACCGTATTTTTAGCACCTATGAATTTTCTGTGGAAGTGGCTGCTAGGTTTTTGATTCATCCTAACTTAACATCTGTGGCAAGAATGGTTAAACGTGTGCGTGGCAAGACATCTGGAGTAAGCACACTAGATATCTGGCCTTGGAAATATTTGGTTCCTTGGATGAGGGAAGATCTGTTTGCTCGG AGGGATGCTAGAAAGCTTAAAGGGGGTGCTTATTTAGTAACCAATAACCCATACGACATGGAAGACATCTTGATGCCTCTACATGAGTACATTAACAACCCTATTTCCCAGGACATTATCCACAATGGGGCCACTTTCCAG ATTGCAGGTCTCACAAACAACTCTTATTTTGTGGAGGCGCATGATATTCGTCATTGTGTATTCAAGCATAAGAGCCTGGGCGAATATGTGCTTAAAGTTGCAAAG AAGAGGTTGGATGATATGCTATATGTTGGGCTCACTGAGAAACATAGAGAATCGGCCACTATGTTTGCAAATGTAGTTGGTGCACAAGTGATATCTCAACACTTAGCATCGGGCTCCAGTACAGATGTTGCAAGTAATGATGATTCAG AACAGAGCTCCTCACTTTCCGATGCACAACATGATGCTAATAATCAA GGCAATGATGCTCATCAAATGCTAAAGAATATTTCCTCAACCAGACAGGATGAAGTGGGGCACAAAAAT CTTACCGTGGGGAAACTTATGGAAGCATATGAATCCTGTATTTCAACCTTAAGAAACACCCAAGCAGAGCGACGAGTAAATTCTCTGAAGCGAATTTCTCCTGCAAACCTATCTAAAGAG GCTCGTCTTATGGTTCCGGAAGCACTCATCCAGGAAATTACATTACTCAACAGCTTAGATGTAGAACTCTACAACTATGCTCATGACATTTTTGCTAAGCAGCAATCACATATGATGCAAAGCATGGCTTATGCT GAGAAGGTGGAAAGCACCTTCAATTCAAGTGCATATGCCGACTTTTATGGGCCCCCTTCTTGGAAATTCCCGTCTTTATTAGCCATTTCCGGGTTTTTGTTGTTTCTGTTCATATTTATTTTCCTAAGTTCCAGAAGAACATCAAAAGTCAAATTATGA